In Achromobacter xylosoxidans A8, a single window of DNA contains:
- a CDS encoding CaiB/BaiF CoA transferase family protein, with protein sequence MMNASDTKTGPLAGLRVLDIATVLAGPFAATLLADYGADVLKLELPRKGDGMRAFPPFKDGRSIWWKTAQRGKRFATLDLRTAEGAGIFKQLLPQFDVLIENFRPGTLDRWGLTKEVLWSLKPNLVILRVTGFGQSGPYSERPGFARIFEAMGGLTTITGHADDEPMHAGMPLGDSIGGLFGAIGILTALWPRARDPDRPGEEIDLALTECITRLLDFMPGVYQQLGTVPARNGNRSPYSAPSAVYRTRDNHWVSMAGSIDSMFANNCRAIGRPDLAQDPRFADNASRVLHEQELNRVFIEWCAAHDLEQVLAAFEQANGTLAPIYGIDQVVKDPHVVARRSIVDVPDRDFGMLQMPGVVPRFTRDPTEPTHAGAELGQDNDAVYADLLGLTPDSIARLRAAGVI encoded by the coding sequence ATGATGAACGCAAGCGACACCAAGACAGGCCCCCTGGCCGGGCTCAGGGTACTGGACATCGCCACGGTCCTGGCCGGCCCCTTCGCCGCCACCTTGCTCGCCGACTACGGCGCCGACGTGCTCAAGCTGGAGTTGCCGCGCAAGGGCGACGGCATGCGCGCCTTTCCGCCATTCAAGGATGGCAGGAGCATCTGGTGGAAGACCGCCCAGCGCGGCAAGCGCTTCGCCACGCTGGACTTGCGCACGGCCGAGGGCGCCGGCATCTTCAAGCAGCTGCTGCCGCAATTCGACGTGCTGATCGAGAACTTCCGGCCAGGCACGTTGGACCGCTGGGGCCTGACCAAGGAAGTGCTGTGGTCGCTGAAGCCGAACCTGGTGATCCTGCGGGTCACGGGATTCGGCCAGTCCGGCCCCTACTCGGAGCGGCCGGGTTTCGCGCGGATCTTCGAAGCCATGGGCGGGCTGACCACCATCACAGGCCATGCCGATGACGAGCCCATGCACGCAGGCATGCCGCTGGGTGATTCCATAGGCGGGCTATTCGGCGCCATCGGCATCCTGACGGCGCTATGGCCGCGGGCGCGCGACCCCGACCGGCCCGGCGAGGAGATCGACCTTGCGCTGACGGAGTGCATCACCCGGCTGCTGGACTTCATGCCCGGGGTCTACCAGCAACTCGGCACGGTGCCAGCCCGTAACGGCAACCGCAGCCCCTACTCCGCGCCTTCCGCGGTCTACCGGACGCGCGACAACCACTGGGTATCCATGGCGGGCTCGATCGATTCCATGTTCGCCAACAACTGCCGCGCCATCGGCCGCCCGGACCTCGCGCAAGACCCGCGCTTCGCCGACAACGCCAGCCGAGTCCTGCATGAACAGGAATTGAACCGCGTCTTCATCGAATGGTGCGCCGCGCACGACCTGGAGCAGGTCCTGGCCGCCTTCGAACAGGCCAACGGCACGCTGGCGCCGATCTATGGCATCGACCAGGTGGTCAAGGATCCCCACGTGGTCGCGCGCCGCTCCATCGTCGACGTCCCCGACCGCGACTTCGGCATGCTGCAGATGCCCGGCGTCGTGCCGCGCTTCACCCGCGATCCGACGGAGCCCACACACGCCGGCGCGGAACTGGGACAGGACAACGACGCCGTCTACGCCGATCTGCTGGGGCTGACGCCGGACAGCATTGCCCGGCTGCGCGCGGCAGGCGTGATCTGA
- a CDS encoding acyl-CoA dehydrogenase family protein: MLMDDYQSPWRTPEIEQFQQTARRYWNAELLPRLPAWEAQGGIDREVWNQLGAMGFLLADLPSEYGGGDGDYSHLAALVEVSAECGFGPGFGPHYIVAHYLHHYGSEEQKRRWLPGMASGDIVASIGMTEPGAGSDLQGIKTRARRDGDSYVITGSKTFNTNGHHADLVMLAVKTDASLGAKGVSLLMVETRDLAGFRRGEPLDKIGLKAQDTVELFFDEARVPAANLLGAAEGQGFSQMMAQLPYERLLIGIRAVGSIERALRLTLEHVHQRQAFGQPLFKLQNTRFEFAEMKTEATLARVFIDQCIAWQQQGRLDAATAAMAKWWGTQKECETVDRCLQLFGGYGFMREYPIARMYMDSRGQKIYGGANEVMKEIIARQLAPR; encoded by the coding sequence ATGTTGATGGACGACTACCAATCACCCTGGCGCACGCCCGAGATCGAACAATTCCAGCAAACCGCCCGCCGCTACTGGAACGCCGAACTGCTGCCGCGCCTGCCGGCCTGGGAAGCGCAAGGCGGCATCGACCGCGAGGTCTGGAACCAGCTCGGCGCAATGGGCTTCCTGCTGGCGGACCTGCCGTCGGAATACGGCGGCGGCGACGGCGACTACTCCCATCTGGCGGCGCTGGTCGAGGTCAGCGCGGAATGCGGCTTCGGCCCCGGCTTCGGCCCGCATTACATCGTCGCCCACTATCTGCATCACTACGGCAGCGAGGAGCAGAAGCGGCGCTGGCTGCCGGGCATGGCCAGCGGCGACATCGTCGCGTCCATCGGCATGACCGAGCCCGGCGCCGGTTCAGACCTGCAGGGCATCAAGACCCGCGCGCGGCGCGACGGCGACAGCTACGTGATCACCGGGTCCAAGACCTTCAACACCAACGGCCACCACGCCGACCTGGTGATGCTGGCGGTGAAGACGGACGCCAGCCTCGGCGCCAAGGGCGTGTCGTTGCTGATGGTGGAAACCCGCGACCTGGCAGGTTTTCGGCGCGGCGAGCCGCTGGACAAGATCGGGCTCAAGGCGCAGGACACCGTCGAGCTCTTCTTCGACGAAGCCAGAGTGCCCGCCGCCAACCTGCTGGGCGCCGCGGAGGGCCAGGGATTCTCCCAGATGATGGCGCAACTGCCCTATGAGCGGCTGCTGATCGGCATACGCGCCGTCGGCAGCATCGAGCGGGCCTTGCGCCTCACGCTGGAACACGTGCACCAGCGCCAGGCCTTCGGCCAGCCGCTGTTCAAGCTGCAGAACACGCGCTTCGAGTTTGCCGAGATGAAGACCGAGGCCACGCTGGCGCGGGTCTTCATCGACCAATGCATCGCCTGGCAGCAACAAGGACGGCTGGACGCCGCCACCGCCGCGATGGCGAAATGGTGGGGCACGCAGAAAGAATGCGAGACGGTCGACCGCTGCCTGCAGCTCTTCGGCGGATATGGATTCATGCGCGAATACCCGATAGCGCGCATGTACATGGACTCGCGCGGCCAGAAGATCTATGGCGGCGCCAACGAGGTGATGAAGGAGATCATCGCCCGTCAACTGGCGCCGCGATGA
- a CDS encoding acetyl-CoA acetyltransferase → MATGIRDKVVILGMGCSHFGERWDRSAENLAVEAFDECLRDAGIGKEQIQAAWLGTGIETQHLGSGGVPLGVALRLPNIPVSRVENFCASGSEALRGAAYAVASGACDFALAFGVEKLKDTGYGGLPQRPRGPLNDIVWPNISAPGSFAQLASAYRAKHGVDARDLKRAIAHISVKSHANAGRNPKAHLRNPISMEDAINAPMIAEPLGLYDCCGVSDGAACAILTTPDIARGLGKRDLVAIKALQLAVSSGSEAGHDSWDGSYFQTTRVASARAYEEAGIGRPREQIDLLEVHDCFSITELVTMEDMHISAEGRGAHDVLDGFYDADGTIPCQIDGGLKCFGHPIGATGLRMAYEMYLQMLGRAGARQRADDPAIGVIHNLGGFPWQNVCSVSVLGKYGA, encoded by the coding sequence ATGGCAACAGGCATTCGTGACAAGGTGGTGATCCTGGGCATGGGCTGCTCGCACTTCGGCGAGCGCTGGGACCGCAGCGCGGAGAACCTGGCGGTCGAAGCCTTCGACGAATGCCTGCGGGACGCCGGGATCGGCAAGGAGCAGATCCAGGCGGCCTGGCTGGGCACCGGCATCGAAACCCAGCACCTGGGCAGCGGCGGCGTGCCGCTGGGCGTCGCCCTGAGACTGCCGAACATCCCCGTCTCGCGGGTCGAGAACTTCTGCGCATCCGGGTCGGAGGCGCTGCGCGGCGCCGCCTATGCGGTGGCGTCCGGCGCCTGCGACTTCGCGCTGGCCTTCGGCGTGGAGAAGCTCAAGGACACTGGCTACGGCGGCCTGCCCCAGCGTCCACGCGGTCCGCTCAATGACATCGTGTGGCCGAACATCAGCGCGCCCGGCTCGTTCGCGCAGCTTGCCAGCGCCTACCGAGCCAAGCACGGCGTCGATGCCCGCGACCTGAAGCGCGCCATCGCCCACATCTCCGTGAAAAGCCACGCCAACGCCGGCCGCAATCCCAAGGCCCATCTGCGCAACCCGATCAGCATGGAAGACGCGATCAACGCGCCGATGATCGCCGAGCCGCTGGGCCTGTATGACTGCTGCGGTGTTTCCGACGGCGCCGCCTGCGCCATCCTGACCACCCCGGACATCGCGCGCGGCCTGGGCAAGCGCGACCTGGTGGCGATCAAGGCGCTCCAACTCGCCGTATCCAGCGGCAGCGAAGCCGGCCACGACAGCTGGGACGGCAGCTACTTCCAGACCACGCGGGTGGCATCGGCCCGCGCCTATGAGGAGGCCGGGATAGGACGGCCGCGCGAACAGATCGACCTGCTGGAGGTGCACGACTGCTTCTCCATCACCGAACTGGTAACGATGGAGGACATGCACATTTCGGCCGAAGGCCGCGGCGCCCACGACGTGCTGGACGGCTTCTACGACGCCGACGGCACCATCCCCTGCCAGATCGACGGCGGTCTCAAGTGCTTCGGCCACCCCATCGGCGCGACCGGACTGCGCATGGCCTATGAGATGTACCTGCAGATGCTGGGGCGCGCCGGCGCCCGCCAGCGCGCCGACGACCCGGCCATCGGCGTGATCCACAACCTGGGCGGCTTTCCCTGGCAGAACGTGTGCAGCGTCTCTGTGCTGGGCAAGTATGGCGCCTGA
- a CDS encoding 3-oxoacyl-[acyl-carrier-protein] synthase III C-terminal domain-containing protein: MRGILSFGAYIPRLRLQREAIVRSHSWYDASLAAHRAGQRAMCGFDEDAVTMAVEAARDCLSGTEAREVDDLLLASTSLPYASRLNASIVAQALNLTENVGAIDVASSQRGATSALMQALRGGAGRHALVVASDRRKAKVASAQELLYGDAAGAVLVGDGAAIAEPLALESRTIDMADHYRGANAATDTYWEERWIREEGHGAQIPQAISAALRRAGLKPGQVDTLCVALPQKGAAQRIAKLAGIAPERVHDTLAATVGNAGCAHPLLMLAHALGAAEPGQVLVLVAFGQGVDVLVLRTTPALADLPRRLGAQGWLARGKAEDNYMKFLVFNDQLPLERGMRADNDKLTPLSVEYRNRKAVHGFLGGRCGACGTAQWPRTDVCVNPACGAIGTQEDLPFADTPARIMSYTADRLAYTPNPPACYGMVQFEGGGRLMMDYTDMDEDELAVGLALRMSFRIKAQDAARGYTRYFWKAMVADLTENRHGNRHS, encoded by the coding sequence ATGAGGGGCATACTTTCCTTCGGCGCCTACATTCCGCGCCTGCGCCTGCAGCGCGAGGCGATCGTGCGCAGCCATTCCTGGTACGACGCGTCGCTGGCGGCGCATCGCGCCGGCCAACGCGCCATGTGCGGCTTCGATGAGGACGCCGTCACCATGGCGGTGGAAGCGGCGCGCGACTGCCTGAGCGGGACCGAAGCACGCGAGGTCGACGACCTGCTGCTGGCCTCGACCTCGCTGCCCTATGCCAGCCGGCTGAACGCCAGCATCGTGGCGCAGGCCTTGAATCTGACCGAGAACGTCGGCGCCATCGACGTCGCGTCCTCGCAGCGCGGCGCGACCTCTGCCTTGATGCAGGCGCTGCGCGGAGGCGCCGGACGCCATGCGCTGGTCGTGGCGAGCGATCGCCGCAAGGCCAAGGTGGCCAGCGCGCAGGAGCTCCTGTATGGCGATGCCGCCGGCGCGGTACTGGTGGGCGACGGCGCAGCCATCGCCGAGCCCCTGGCGCTGGAGAGCCGCACCATCGACATGGCCGACCACTATCGGGGCGCGAACGCTGCCACCGACACCTACTGGGAAGAGCGCTGGATACGCGAGGAAGGCCATGGCGCGCAGATTCCGCAAGCCATTTCGGCGGCGCTGCGCCGGGCCGGCCTGAAACCCGGCCAGGTGGACACGCTGTGCGTGGCGCTGCCCCAAAAGGGCGCGGCGCAGCGGATCGCCAAGCTGGCCGGCATCGCGCCCGAACGCGTGCACGACACGCTGGCGGCCACGGTGGGCAACGCCGGCTGCGCCCATCCGTTGCTGATGCTGGCGCATGCGCTGGGCGCGGCGGAACCCGGCCAAGTGCTGGTGCTGGTGGCATTCGGCCAGGGGGTCGACGTGCTGGTGCTGCGCACCACCCCGGCCCTGGCCGACCTGCCCCGCCGCCTGGGCGCGCAAGGCTGGCTGGCGCGCGGCAAGGCCGAGGACAACTACATGAAGTTCCTAGTTTTCAACGACCAGCTTCCTCTGGAGCGCGGCATGCGCGCCGACAACGACAAGCTCACCCCGCTGTCGGTCGAGTACCGCAACCGCAAGGCGGTGCACGGCTTCCTCGGCGGACGCTGCGGCGCTTGCGGCACGGCCCAGTGGCCGCGCACCGACGTATGCGTCAACCCCGCCTGCGGCGCCATCGGCACTCAGGAGGACCTGCCGTTTGCCGACACTCCGGCCCGGATCATGAGCTACACCGCGGACCGCCTGGCCTATACGCCCAATCCGCCGGCTTGCTACGGCATGGTGCAGTTCGAAGGCGGAGGCCGTCTGATGATGGACTACACCGACATGGACGAAGACGAACTGGCGGTGGGGCTGGCGCTGCGCATGAGCTTTCGCATCAAGGCGCAAGACGCCGCGCGCGGCTACACCCGCTATTTCTGGAAGGCGATGGTCGCCGACCTTACGGAGAACAGGCATGGCAACAGGCATTCGTGA
- a CDS encoding slipin family protein: MLMNLAFYAPILALAVALFALSVRILREYERGVIFTLGRYTGVKGPGLILLIPVVQQMVRVDQRMTVFDVPSQDAISRDNVSVKVNAVIYFRVIDPERSVIQVENFRQATSELAQTTLRSVLGKHDLDELLSERDKVNNAVQSILDAQTDAWGIKVANVEIKHIDLNEGMIRVIARQAEAERERRAKIIHAEGEEQAAQMLLNAARTLSEQPEAMQLRYLSTLAMIGAQNSSTIVFPFPVEFSRLLKGLAGKDQEPPAGP, from the coding sequence ATGTTGATGAACCTCGCCTTCTACGCCCCCATCCTGGCGCTGGCCGTCGCGCTGTTCGCCCTGTCGGTCCGCATCCTGCGCGAGTACGAGCGCGGCGTGATCTTTACGCTGGGCCGCTATACCGGAGTCAAGGGTCCGGGGCTGATCCTGCTGATACCGGTGGTGCAACAGATGGTGCGCGTGGACCAGCGCATGACCGTGTTCGACGTGCCCAGCCAGGACGCGATCTCACGCGACAACGTGTCGGTCAAGGTGAATGCCGTCATCTACTTCCGCGTGATCGATCCGGAGCGCTCCGTGATCCAGGTGGAGAACTTCCGGCAAGCCACCAGCGAACTGGCGCAGACCACGCTGCGCTCCGTGCTGGGCAAGCATGATCTGGACGAGCTGCTATCGGAGCGAGACAAGGTGAACAATGCGGTGCAGAGCATTCTGGATGCGCAGACCGACGCCTGGGGCATCAAGGTGGCGAACGTGGAAATCAAGCACATCGACCTGAACGAAGGCATGATCCGCGTCATCGCCCGGCAAGCCGAGGCGGAGCGCGAGCGGCGCGCCAAGATTATCCACGCCGAAGGCGAGGAACAGGCCGCGCAGATGTTGCTGAACGCGGCGCGCACGCTATCGGAACAGCCCGAAGCCATGCAGCTACGCTATCTGAGCACGCTCGCCATGATCGGTGCGCAAAACAGCTCGACCATTGTCTTTCCCTTTCCCGTCGAGTTCAGCCGCCTGCTCAAAGGGCTGGCGGGGAAGGACCAGGAGCCGCCTGCCGGCCCCTGA
- a CDS encoding long-chain fatty acid--CoA ligase translates to MQQAHYRFWPKGLPKEITPPQSSLYFNLEASATRYPDKPAIVFYETVLDYARLRREVDAMAGYLQHSAGVKAGDRVLLLSQNCPQFVIAYYAILRADAVVVPVNAMSTPEELAHYLDDSGARVAFAAQELCARLNGFVEDKRLDRVIVHTYSDYLDGPVPDAPDWVAAPRRAPDVRAGVPWYGALAVNAQPLPHRARAKDLCLLPYTSGTTGRPKGCRHTHGSMGASLAGSQLWRGLTSEAVIMGVAPMFHLLGMQSCMNTPILLGATVVVLPRWDRQVAARLMARHRVSVWAAPPAMIVDFFAQPGIEELDLSSLAQLCGGGAPMPEAVSAMLARRYGITYNEAYGLTETASFLHCNPLDRNKRQCIGVPTFGVDTRVVDPATLAELAQGETGELVTRGAQVMLGYWNNPQADADAFFVLDGQRYFRTGDLGRVDEDGYFYVTDRLKRMINASGYKVWPAEVENTLYEHPAVHEACVIGVPDACRGETVKALLVLRDEARGSVREEDVIAWARTRMAAYKAPRIVEFVDALPKSSTGKIQWRQLQDAGKAAA, encoded by the coding sequence ATGCAGCAAGCGCACTATCGGTTTTGGCCCAAGGGCCTGCCGAAGGAAATCACCCCGCCGCAGTCCAGCCTTTACTTCAACCTGGAGGCGTCCGCGACGCGCTATCCGGACAAGCCGGCCATCGTGTTCTACGAAACCGTGCTCGACTACGCGCGACTTAGGCGCGAGGTCGACGCCATGGCCGGATACCTGCAGCACAGTGCGGGGGTAAAGGCGGGCGACCGTGTCCTGCTGCTGAGTCAGAACTGCCCGCAGTTCGTCATCGCGTACTACGCCATCCTCCGCGCCGATGCCGTGGTCGTGCCGGTCAACGCCATGAGCACGCCGGAGGAGTTGGCGCATTACCTGGACGACAGCGGCGCCCGGGTGGCCTTCGCCGCGCAGGAGCTTTGCGCGCGGCTGAACGGCTTTGTCGAGGATAAGCGTTTGGATCGTGTCATCGTCCACACCTATTCGGACTATCTGGATGGCCCGGTTCCCGATGCGCCGGACTGGGTCGCCGCGCCCCGGCGCGCGCCCGATGTGCGTGCTGGCGTGCCCTGGTACGGCGCGCTGGCGGTCAATGCCCAGCCCTTGCCGCACCGGGCGCGGGCGAAAGATCTTTGCCTGTTGCCGTACACGTCCGGCACCACTGGCCGGCCCAAGGGCTGCCGCCATACCCACGGCTCCATGGGCGCGTCCCTGGCCGGTTCGCAGCTATGGCGCGGACTGACGTCCGAGGCGGTCATCATGGGCGTGGCGCCGATGTTCCACCTGCTGGGCATGCAGAGTTGCATGAACACGCCCATCCTGCTGGGCGCCACGGTGGTGGTGTTGCCGCGTTGGGACCGCCAGGTGGCAGCCCGGTTGATGGCGCGCCATCGCGTCAGCGTCTGGGCCGCGCCACCCGCGATGATCGTGGACTTCTTCGCGCAGCCGGGCATCGAAGAACTGGACCTGTCCAGCCTGGCGCAGCTGTGCGGCGGCGGCGCGCCCATGCCCGAGGCGGTCTCGGCCATGCTGGCCAGGCGCTACGGCATCACCTACAACGAGGCATACGGCCTGACGGAAACCGCCTCGTTTCTGCATTGCAATCCACTGGACCGCAACAAGCGCCAATGCATAGGCGTGCCCACCTTCGGCGTGGATACGAGGGTTGTGGATCCGGCCACGCTGGCCGAGCTGGCCCAGGGAGAGACCGGTGAACTCGTGACGCGCGGCGCGCAGGTCATGCTGGGCTACTGGAACAACCCGCAGGCCGACGCCGATGCCTTCTTCGTGCTGGATGGTCAGCGCTACTTCCGCACCGGCGACCTCGGCCGGGTGGACGAAGACGGCTATTTCTACGTGACCGACCGCTTGAAGCGCATGATCAACGCATCCGGCTACAAGGTCTGGCCGGCGGAAGTGGAGAACACGCTGTACGAGCACCCGGCGGTGCACGAGGCTTGCGTGATCGGAGTGCCCGACGCCTGCCGCGGTGAAACGGTGAAGGCCCTGCTGGTATTGCGCGACGAGGCGCGCGGCAGTGTGCGCGAAGAAGACGTGATCGCCTGGGCCCGTACCCGCATGGCGGCCTACAAGGCGCCACGCATCGTGGAATTCGTGGATGCCTTGCCCAAGTCCAGCACCGGCAAGATCCAGTGGCGGCAGTTGCAGGACGCCGGCAAGGCGGCGGCCTAG
- a CDS encoding MaoC family dehydratase, which produces MRIDPDKLMQRRFEPVEQTYTAKDSILYALGLGLGRDPLDARELPFVYEDRQLAVPTQAAVLGYPGFWMKEPDTGIDWRRVLHASQSVQLHRPLAPAGTVIGRTRIKDILDKGPDVGALFFVERTLETRDGALLATVEQAVMARGNGGFGGASGPSPAAVKLPENTPEHVCDLPTLTSQALLYRLSGDFNPLHADPEVARAGGFDRPILHGLCTYGIACHGLLRMLCDYEPARLKRIDVRFSAPVYPGETIRVEAWGASGEVRFRATALERQKVVLNNGLAIIDPPQGARA; this is translated from the coding sequence ATGAGAATCGACCCCGACAAGCTGATGCAGCGCCGCTTCGAACCGGTGGAGCAAACCTACACCGCCAAGGACTCCATCCTGTACGCGCTGGGATTGGGCCTGGGCCGCGACCCGCTGGACGCGCGCGAGCTGCCCTTCGTCTACGAGGACCGTCAATTGGCCGTGCCGACCCAGGCCGCGGTGCTGGGATACCCCGGCTTCTGGATGAAGGAACCGGATACCGGCATAGACTGGCGCCGCGTGCTGCACGCCAGCCAGTCGGTGCAGCTGCATCGCCCCCTGGCGCCGGCCGGCACCGTCATCGGCCGCACCCGGATCAAGGACATCCTCGACAAGGGGCCCGACGTGGGCGCGCTGTTCTTCGTGGAGCGCACCCTGGAAACGCGCGACGGCGCCCTGCTGGCCACCGTGGAACAGGCGGTGATGGCGCGCGGCAATGGCGGCTTCGGCGGCGCCAGCGGCCCGTCACCGGCGGCGGTCAAGCTGCCTGAAAACACGCCCGAGCATGTCTGCGACCTGCCCACGCTGACGTCCCAGGCCTTGCTCTACCGCTTGTCGGGCGACTTCAATCCCCTGCACGCAGATCCCGAAGTCGCCCGCGCGGGCGGCTTCGACCGGCCCATCCTGCATGGCCTCTGCACTTACGGCATTGCCTGCCACGGGCTGCTGCGCATGCTGTGCGATTACGAGCCGGCCAGGCTGAAGCGCATCGACGTGCGCTTCAGCGCGCCGGTCTATCCGGGCGAGACCATCCGCGTCGAGGCCTGGGGCGCCAGCGGCGAGGTGCGTTTCCGCGCCACGGCATTGGAGCGCCAGAAGGTGGTGCTCAACAATGGACTGGCCATCATCGACCCGCCGCAAGGAGCCCGCGCATGA
- a CDS encoding NfeD family protein — protein sequence MAAPILSPLSRSCAMLRKLRRVAVLLAAAAICSGGAGAQPAGGPQVAVVLSLDGIVGPATADYVIRGLEAARQQNAAAVVLRIDTPGGLDASMRDIIRAILASPVPVISYVAPNGARAASAGTYILYASHVAAMAPATNLGAATPIALGGSPSRPADSPSGPADPADKKPPADKTAPAAPKDAGEAKAINDAVAYIRSLAALRGRNADWAEQAVRAAASLTAGEARAQNVIDLIADDVPDLLAKADGRRVRVGNAETTLHTRDLRQIAREPDWRTQVLSVITNPNLALLLLMAGVYGLIFEFMSPGALFPGIFGAICLLVGLYALAALPLTYAGIALVLLGTSLMVAEIFAPTLGVLGVGGAVSFVLGAILLIDTDTPAFGVSVPLMAGIAAASLGMTFLIGRLALRSRRAPVVSGAEALIGLRIKVLSWTDGQGYVAAVGERWRAVGPAGLAAGDTVVITAVRGVTLHVQPDTGLPPSQR from the coding sequence ATGGCCGCCCCGATCCTGAGCCCGCTGTCCCGAAGCTGTGCCATGCTACGCAAGCTGCGCCGCGTGGCGGTGCTGTTGGCGGCGGCGGCAATCTGTTCGGGCGGCGCGGGCGCGCAGCCTGCCGGCGGCCCGCAAGTCGCAGTGGTGCTGTCCCTGGACGGCATCGTCGGCCCGGCCACGGCGGACTACGTCATCCGCGGCCTGGAGGCGGCGCGGCAGCAGAACGCGGCGGCGGTCGTGCTGCGCATAGACACGCCGGGCGGACTGGACGCCTCCATGCGCGACATCATCCGTGCGATTCTCGCGTCGCCGGTTCCCGTGATTTCCTATGTGGCGCCCAACGGCGCGCGCGCCGCCAGCGCCGGCACTTACATTCTCTACGCCAGCCACGTCGCGGCCATGGCCCCGGCCACGAATCTGGGCGCGGCCACGCCTATCGCACTGGGCGGCAGCCCGTCCCGGCCGGCCGACAGCCCTTCCGGACCGGCTGACCCGGCAGACAAGAAGCCCCCCGCGGACAAGACCGCACCCGCCGCGCCGAAGGACGCAGGCGAAGCCAAGGCCATCAACGACGCCGTGGCTTATATCCGGTCGCTCGCCGCGCTGCGCGGCCGCAATGCCGACTGGGCTGAACAGGCCGTGCGCGCCGCGGCCAGCCTCACGGCCGGCGAAGCGCGCGCGCAGAACGTGATCGACCTGATCGCGGACGACGTGCCCGACTTGCTGGCCAAAGCCGACGGACGCCGCGTCCGGGTCGGCAACGCCGAGACCACCCTGCACACCCGCGACTTGCGCCAGATCGCGCGCGAGCCGGACTGGCGTACCCAAGTGCTCAGCGTCATTACGAATCCCAATCTGGCGCTGCTGCTATTGATGGCGGGCGTGTACGGTTTGATCTTCGAGTTCATGAGTCCGGGCGCCCTGTTTCCGGGCATCTTCGGCGCCATCTGCCTGCTGGTCGGCCTGTACGCCTTGGCGGCGCTACCGCTGACCTATGCCGGCATCGCGCTGGTCTTGCTAGGCACGTCGCTCATGGTGGCGGAGATATTCGCGCCTACCCTGGGCGTGCTGGGCGTGGGCGGCGCGGTTTCCTTCGTGCTCGGCGCCATTCTTCTCATCGACACGGACACGCCGGCCTTTGGCGTGTCCGTGCCGCTGATGGCGGGAATCGCCGCGGCCAGCCTGGGGATGACCTTCCTGATCGGCCGGCTGGCCTTGCGCTCGCGCCGCGCGCCGGTCGTCAGCGGCGCCGAAGCGCTGATCGGACTGCGGATCAAGGTGCTGAGCTGGACGGACGGGCAAGGCTACGTGGCGGCGGTGGGAGAACGCTGGCGCGCGGTGGGTCCGGCCGGGCTCGCGGCTGGCGACACCGTGGTGATCACCGCCGTCCGAGGCGTGACCTTGCATGTGCAGCCAGACACCGGCCTGCCGCCGTCCCAGCGGTGA
- a CDS encoding Bug family tripartite tricarboxylate transporter substrate binding protein, with protein sequence MQKAIRLTAFMIAALAASGARPAAAAAPYPDQPVRLIVPYPAGGAVDGAARILAERLSSLWSQAVIVENRPGASGRIGLALAAKSPPSYTLVAATNSTLNEQLPRGQEGAAPAAATLLPVSTLFTTPVALLVNRQAVPAENLAQYVALAREKPGSVSFGSSGEGTSTHFFGELLKRDKSIDITHIPFAGEGPNLSGLIGGHVGSAFLSASGATKAAQTGKTRVLAVTTPVGSALLPGVPSFAQLGIAGLDRDTWVGLYAPPGTPQPVVDQITKDVATVLASSQVRERYAQLGLIAEGGSPDDLAARMEDDSQYWTRVVQQTGITLR encoded by the coding sequence ATGCAAAAAGCCATCCGCCTGACCGCGTTCATGATCGCCGCGCTGGCGGCGTCCGGCGCCCGGCCCGCCGCCGCGGCCGCCCCCTACCCCGACCAGCCGGTGCGGCTGATCGTGCCGTATCCGGCGGGCGGCGCGGTCGACGGCGCCGCCCGCATCCTGGCCGAGCGTTTGAGCTCGCTATGGAGCCAGGCCGTGATCGTCGAGAACCGCCCCGGCGCGTCCGGCCGTATCGGCCTGGCCTTGGCCGCCAAAAGTCCGCCCAGCTACACCCTGGTCGCGGCCACCAATTCCACGCTGAACGAACAACTGCCCCGCGGCCAGGAAGGCGCAGCGCCTGCGGCCGCGACCCTGCTGCCCGTCTCCACCCTCTTCACCACGCCGGTCGCGCTGCTGGTCAACCGGCAGGCGGTTCCGGCGGAAAACCTGGCGCAGTACGTTGCGCTGGCCCGCGAAAAACCAGGTTCAGTGAGCTTCGGTTCCAGCGGCGAAGGCACGAGCACCCACTTCTTCGGCGAACTCCTCAAGCGCGACAAAAGCATCGACATCACCCACATTCCCTTTGCGGGAGAAGGCCCCAATCTCAGCGGCCTGATAGGGGGGCATGTCGGCAGCGCCTTCCTCAGCGCATCCGGCGCCACCAAGGCGGCCCAGACCGGCAAGACCCGCGTGCTGGCCGTCACCACGCCCGTGGGTTCCGCGCTGCTGCCCGGCGTGCCCAGCTTCGCCCAACTGGGCATCGCCGGCCTGGACCGGGACACCTGGGTCGGCCTCTACGCGCCTCCCGGCACACCACAGCCCGTGGTCGATCAAATCACGAAGGATGTTGCAACCGTGCTTGCGTCGAGCCAGGTGCGCGAACGCTATGCGCAACTGGGGCTGATCGCCGAAGGCGGCTCGCCCGACGATCTCGCCGCGCGGATGGAGGACGACAGCCAGTATTGGACCCGGGTCGTGCAGCAGACGGGGATCACCCTGAGGTAG